A part of Setaria viridis chromosome 8, Setaria_viridis_v4.0, whole genome shotgun sequence genomic DNA contains:
- the LOC140220301 gene encoding uncharacterized protein — MACLTALSPLRLPRRLSPRRRPREPNVPLAAALEDEDRHLYKKIRHLSSAKDDSADDDGSLATSSEDHLVGGEKEEGEEVVVEAAVAWTADDEHSIQIIGSLELEKLMSRRSIHRNLIDLGVHIPAVLTKNRLDLHHHHHHHHCDDTGSAPSFLLGQHSNPFDFPKMQMRRHESFTAGAPPRPSRFRPYFVADVPEGGGGDATGRDNSNSSSSTSSSAASDHHLQAQQQAAAVRVEDECSTLDSSFCKQSYKLSLLNAQKTVLYGKTQ, encoded by the coding sequence TCTCCACTgcgccttcctcgccgccttTCTCCTCGGCGTCGTCCTCGTGAGCCCAACGTCCCGCTAGCGGCAGCATTAGAGGATGAAGACCGCCACCTCTACAAGAAGATCCGCCACCTCTCCTCCGCCAAGGATGACAGCGCAGACGACGACGGGTCCTTGGCCACCAGCTCGGAGGACCATCTCGTCGGCGgcgagaaggaggagggggaggaggtggtggtcgagGCGGCTGTGGCCTGGACGGCGGACGACGAGCACAGCATCCAGATTATCGGCTCGCTGGAGCTGGAGAAGCTCATGTCCAGGCGCAGTATCCACCGGAACCTCATCGACCTCGGCGTCCACATCCCCGCCGTGCTGACCAAGAACCGCTTGGacctccatcatcatcatcatcatcatcattgcgACGACACCGGCTCGGCCCCGTCGTTCCTGCTCGGCcagcacagcaaccccttcgaTTTCCCCAAGATGCAGATGAGACGGCACGAGAGTTtcaccgccggcgccccccCCAGGCCATCGCGCTTCAGGCCCTACTTCGTCGCCGACGTgccggagggagggggcggggaCGCAACCGGCAGAGACAACTCCAACTCCTCCTCGAGCACGTCGTCCTCGGCGGCGAGCGACCACCACCTGCAGGCTCAACAACAAGCCGCAGCAGTCAGAGTAGAAGACGAATGCAGCACCCTGGACAGCAGCTTTTGTAAACAGAGCTACAAGCTTTCACTTTTAAATGCTCAAAAAACAGTTCTGTATGGAAAAACTCAGTAG